The Streptomyces sp. ICC1 DNA window GGAGGAGGTGAGCCGGTGGGGGGAAGAGGTGCTCATGGCGGTTCTCCGTTCGGGTCCACCTCAACCCTCCGCCGGTGGTGGCCGGCCCGGGAAGGGCCGTTCGGTACCCTCCCGGACCCGGGCGGCCCACCCGTACCACCCCGGGCGCGGCTATCAGTAGGGCCAGGACCAGTCGGCGACCTCCGGCAGGTCGGTTCCGTGGAGGCGGATCCAGTCGTGGTGGCGGATCCGCTGGTCGGTCATGCTCTGGCGCAGGCCCTCGGCGCGGCCGGCGAGCCCGGGGACGCGGTCGATGACGTCCATGACGAGCCGGTAGCGGTCGAGGTCGTTGCGCACGACCATGTCGAAGGGCGTGGTGGTCGTGCCGGACTCCTTGTAGCCGCGGACGTGCAGCTGGGCGTGGCCGGTCCGGCGGTAGGCGAGGCGGTGGATCAGCCACGGGTACCCGTGGTAGGCGAAGATCACGGGCTTGTCGGTGGTGAAGAGGGCGTTGTACTCGGTGTCGGTCATGCCGTGCGGGTGCTCTTCGTGGGGCATCAGCCGAGCGATGTCGACGACGTTGACGACCCGGACGGCCAGCGAGGGGAGGCGTTCGCGAAGCAGGGACACGGCAGCGAGCACCTCCAGGGTGGGCACGTCCCCGGCGCAGGCGAGCACGACGTCCGGCTCGCGGGAGCCGTCGTCGGTTCCCGCCCACTCCCAGACACCGGCGCCGCGCGCCACGTGCGCGCGGGCCTCCCCGATGGGCAGCCAGTCGAAGCAGGGCTGCTTGCCCGCGACGATCACGTTCACCTGGTCGCGGCTGCGCAGGGCGTGATCGGCCACCACGAGGAGGGTGTTGGCGTCCGGCGGCAGGTAAACGCGCACGACGTCCGGGCTCTTGTTGAGGACGTGGTCGACGAATCCGGGGTCCTGGTGGGAGAAGCCGTTGCTGTCCTGGCGCCAGACGTGCGAGGTGAGCAGGTAGTTGAGGGAGGCGACCGGCGCGCGCCAGGACAGCTCGCGGGCGCTCTTGAGCCATTTGATGTGCTGGCCGACCATGGAGTCGACGATGTGGGCGAAGGCTTCGTACGTGGAGAACAGTCCGTGGCGGCCGGTGAGGAGGTACCCCTCCAGCCAGCCCTGGCAGACGTGCTCGGAGAGGATCTCCATGACCCGGCCGTCGCGGGAGAGGTTCTGGTCGGTGGGTTCCGTCATGCCTTGCCAGGCCTTGCCCGTCACCGCGTACAGATCGTCGAGGTGGTTGCTCGCCGTCTCGTCCGGTCCGACGACCCGGAAGTCCCGGCGTCCGGCCGTGGCCCTCATGATCTGGGCGAGGTAGCGGCCCAGGACGCGGGTGGGCTCGTGCAGGGTGCTTCCGGGCTTCTCCACGGGGACGGACCACGCGTCGAGCTCGGGCAGGGGGAGCGAGCGCAGCAGCCGGCCGCCGTTGGCGTACGGGCTCGCGCCCAGGCGGCGCTCGCCCTCCGGTACGCAGGCCAGTACGGCCGGCGCCGGACGGCCCTCGGAGCCGAAGAGCTCCTCGGGCCGGTAGGAGCGCATCCAGCTCTCCAGTTGCTTCAGGTGTTCGGGGTTCTCACGGACCCCGGCGAGCGGCACTTGGTGCGCGCGCCAGGTGCCCTCGACGGGTTGGCCGTCGACGGTCGCGGGCCCGGTCCAGCCCTTGGGGGTCCGAAGGACGATCACCGGCCAGCGTGCGCGCTCGGCGCCCGGATCCGTGCCCGCGGCCCGCGCCGCCCGCTGGATGGCGCGGATGCGGTCGAGGGCCTGGTCCATGGCTCGGGCCATGGCCGGGTGGACGAGGGCGGGGTCACTGCCGGAGACGTAGAGGGGCTCGTGTCCGTAGCCGCGCAGCAGCGTGTCGAGCTCGGCCTCGGGGATCCGTGACAGCACGGTCGGGTTGGCGATCTTGTAGCCGTTGAGGTGGAGGATCGGCAGGACGGCGCCGTCGTGGACCGGGTCCAGGAACTTGTTGGAGTGCCACGACGCGGCCAGCGGCCCCGTCTCCGCCTCGCCGTCGCCGATGACGCAGGCGACGAGCAGGCCGGGATGGTCGAAGGCGGCCCCGTACGCGTGGGCCAGTGAGTAGCCGAGCTCGCCGCCCTCGTGGATGGAGCCGGGCGTTTCCGGCGCCACGTGACTCGGAACGCCGCCGGGGAAGGAGAACTGGCGGAACAGCTTGCGCATCCCGTCCGTGTCGCGGCCGATGTCCGGGTAGACCTCGCTGTACGTGCCCTCCAGCCAGGAGTTGGCGAGGACGGCCGCCCCCCCGTGGCCGGGTCCCCAGACGCACAGGGCCTCCAGCGAACGCTCCTTGATCACCCGGTTCAGGTGGGTGTGGACGAGGTTCAGGCCGGGTGCGGTGCCCCAGTGGCCGAGCAGTCTGGGCTTGATGTGCTCCGGCCGCAGGGGTTCCGTGAGCAGGGGGTTGTCCAGGAGGTAGATCTGGCCGGCGGCCAGATAGTTCGCGGCACGCCAGTGCGCGTCCAGCTCCGCGATCCGGTACGTGGTGGTCATCAGTGCTCCTTCGAACCGCAGGCTGCGGCATGCGTCGGTTGAGCCGATGTCCGAACCGTGCTCCCACGGGGCTGGGGGAGGGAAGGGCAGGAGCGGCCCCTGCATGGGGGCCGGTCGGCCCCTTCTGTGCCGGCGGCCGGGGGCGGAGTGTGGGCAGGCGTACCGGCAGGGCCCGCTGCCCCGGCTGCCATCGGGCCCTGCCGGTACGCCGGGAACGGTGGATGGTTTGAGACGATGCGGGGCCCAGGACCGTGTCAGGGCGCTCGTCCCGAGGAGGCAGGCAGGTGAAGGGAACCGAGGCCGAGGCGGAAGCCGAGGCGCGGCATCATCCGGTTGTCGTCGCACACCGTACGAGCCGGGCCGCCGATGTCCAGTTGCGCGTCGCCGACGCGATCACGAAGTTCGCCGGCTCCATGCCGTTCGTCTATCTCCACGCGATCGGCTTCGCCTTCTGGATGCTGTTCGTGGAGGCCAATCCCTGGCCCATGCTGACGCTCATCGTCTCCCTGGAGGCGATCTTCCTGTCGACGTTCGTGATGATCGGCCAGAACCGGCAGGCAGCGTTCCAGCAGGCGAAGGCCGACCACGATTTCGTCGAGCAGGAGCTGGAACTCAAGACCAATACGGAACTGACCCGTGCCATCCACGCGATGACCACGGAACTCCACCGCCGACTGGTTCCCGAAGCGGACAGCGGTAGCGGGTCTCTTGTCCAGTGAAGAAGCTGCTCACGGCCGCTCGCGCGCGGCGGCCAGGTTCATGGGCATGCCGTCCTCGGACATCCCCAGCAGGTGGGCGCCCACGCGACAGGTGTGGAAGTAGTGCTCCGCCTCCTGCTCGCTGGGGTGGACGCCCAGCCGCGCAGCGCCTTGGCGAAGCCCTTCTTGTTGTCGTGCGGGCCTTCGATGCCGTAGATGGCCGCTGCGGCGGCGGGGTAGCGCATCCGCTCGGGCGTCACGTCCAGCACTGCGGCGAAGGAGATCTGCTGCGCGTTCGCCAGGCCGAAACGCTGCCCGGAGGCCATCAGTTCGGGGTCGGCCCAGGTGGGCAGTTGACGGGTCGTCTCCAGGAAGGCGCGCAGCTTGGCGGGCAGCCCGCCGGGGATGGCCTGGCCGTTGGTGTTCCGGCGCTTGATGCGGCCCGGGCGGCTGATGCCGTGGTCCCGCCGCCGAGAAGCGTGGTGGCGCCGGCCACCGCTGCGGCGGTCCCCGGGCGGGGCTGGGGGCGGGGCTGTCGCCCCTGGGTGTGATGTTTGGTGGATCAGCCCCCTGGCGGTGCTGCTGGTGGCAGATGATCACAGCGTCACGTGCGCGGATCGCGCGCACTCAACAGGAAGGCACCGCCATGGCCGCGCAGGTCGAGTTCCAGTACGAGACTCCTGACATCTCCGAGGAAGGCGACGTTGTCACCTGGGCATGGGCGGTCGTCAACAGCGGCTCCGAACCGGCCCGCGAGGTCGTGATGAAGCACACCGTCGTCCCCTCGCTTGAGGTCACCAACGTGACCGGACCGTCCGAGGTCGTCGGCGAGATCGTGAAGAGCACCTGGGCGACGCTGGCGGCCGGCGAGAAGGCCGAAGGCACGATCACCGCGAACCTTCCCGAGGACCTGAGCGGCTCGGTGAGCATCAAGGGCAGGGTCGTCTGGCAAGCCGACGAAAGCTGAGCATCGCCGGCGGGCCATGCACAGACACTGGGCGCGGCCCGCATTGGCGGTAGGTCATGGAGTCAGATTCCATGGCCTACCGCCAGAGCCCCGGCCCGGAGACGTCCCGCCCGACGGGCACTCCGCCCCGCGGCTCGACGTCCTCCGGCCCGACCAGGTGGACGCCGTCACCGGCAGGTGGAAGCCGCACGCTTCCGTGTGCGGCCTGATCCGGCCCGTCGAGGAGGAGGCCTCCTGCGGGTCCGAGGCGTCGGCGGCATCGAGCCGGGCGACGCCGCCCAGCGGCAGGCCCTTGAAAGACCTCGGGGCCGCCGACACGGTCGCCTGCGGCGACACCGCCTTCGGCGGGGAGACCGACCTCTGCGGTTACACCCCGAGGCGAGGACCGCATGGGCCCGACCGGCCCCGGTAGGGGGACCGTCCGGCCCTGTGCGCGCACCGGTAGTGGGTACAGCCTGAGGTTGACGCCCCGTGCGTCTCCAAGTTCCTGTACCTGCCACGAACCGAACCGCAAGGGTGTGACGATCATGGGAGAGACCACGGCAGATGCGTCCCCGACCAAGGTTCCGGCTGCCCGTGGCGACCTCGGGCGACGCGTGACCGCCCGCCGCGAAGAGCTGGGAATCACGCGTGAAGAACTCGGGGAGCGCTGCGGTGCCGCAGCGTCGTACATCGCCTACGTGGAGGAGCGGGCGGCGGCGCCCAGCATGGGCATGCTCGTGGGTCTCGCGGACGGCCTGGGGACCACCGTTGCCGAGCTGACCGGGAGAACGACCGACAGCCCTCCCGGCATGGGGACCGCGATGCGCGATTCCGCGTCGACGGTGCTGAGCGAGGCCGAGTGCCTCCGCCTGCTCTCCACCCATGGCATCGGCCGGGTCGGGTTCTCCGGCATGGAAGGACTGGCCGTCTTTCCCGTCAACTACGTCGTCGTGGGAAACGAGGTCGCGTTCCGCACGGCGGCCGACTCGCGCCTCGCCGAGGCATCCGGGACCGAGGTCGCCTTCGAGGTGGACCACATCGACGACGCGATGCGAGAGGGCTGGAACGTCATGGCCGTCGGCGAGCTGACCGGTGTCACGGACGGGGAGCGAGTCAGCCACCTGTACTCCGTCGCCCGCTCGCTCCCCTGGGCCGGCGGACCCCGTACGCACTGGATGTCCGTGACCCCGAACCGGATCACCGGCCGCCGTGTGGGATCCGGGTGAACGCTCCGCGTGCCGTCGTGTTCGACACCGACGGGGTACTCCTCGACTCGGCCCGGCTGCACGCCGCGGCCTGGAAGACCGCCTTCGACAGCTGTCTGGACGCCTGGGCCGCATCCGGGAACGGGCGGCAGCCGTGCTTCGACGAAGACCGTGAGTACCGCCAGTGGGTCGACGGCAAGCCCCGGCTGGACGGGGCGAGCTCTTTCCTGAGTTCCCGTGGCATCGACCTGCCGACCGGCAGCCCCGACAGCGCACCGGGCGACGACACGGTCTGGGCGGTCGCGGCGCGCAAGGAGGCGGCGTTCGTACGCACGCTGAGGTCCGGGGCCGTCCACGCCTTCACCGACGTCGCTCCGGCGCTCGCCCGGCTGCGGGCGCACGGCGTGTGCTGCGCCGCCGTGTCGGCCTCCCGCCATGCCCGGCCGCTTCTCGGATCAGCCTCCCTGCTGAGCTACTTCGACGCTGTGGTGGACGGTACGGACGCTGCCGAACTGGGACTGGCGGGCAAGCCGGACCCCGCCCTGTTCCTCGAAGCGACCGTACGGCTCGGGGTGGACCCCGCCCGCTGCGCGGTGGTGGAAGACGCCCTCGCGGGTGTCGAAGCAGGTCGGCGCGGCCACTTCGGCCTCGTCATCGGCCTCGACCGAACGACGATCCCCGCCACCGCGCGAGCGCTGCGGGAACGCGGGGCGGACCTGGTCGCCGCCGAACTCCACGCCGTCGCAGACACCGTCTGCGGGGCCGGACCGTGACGGCCGCGTGGACGTGGGAATACGGCCACTACGACCCCAAGACGGAGCGACTCGTCGAAGCCCTGTGCACGCTGGGCAACGGCAGGTTCGCCACGCGCGGTGCGGCCCCCGAGACCCCGGCGGGCCCCGTGCACTATCCCGCCACCTACGCCGCCGGCTGCTACAACCGGCTCACCTCGCACGTGGCCGGACAGCAGGTCGACAACGAGGACATGGTCAACCTGCCCAACTGGACGGCACTGCGGTACCGCTGCGTCGCCGACGATGGACTCCCGGGCGACTGGCTGACTCCCGACGACCCGGGGATGCTGCACCACAAGGTGGTGCTCGACCTGCGCCGAGGAACGCTCACCCGGCACATGCTCTTCCAGAACGGCCACGGCCGCCGCCTCGGCGTCACCCACGTCCGCATCGTGCACATGGGGGACCCCTACCTCGCGGCCCAGCGGACCACCTTCCACGCGTACGGCTGGAGCGGCCTGATCGAAGTGGAATCAGCGCTCGACGGAGACGTGGCCAACGCGGGAGTGGAACGCTACGGCGGGCTCGATGGCCACCACCTCACGGACCACCGGACGGGCTTCGCACCGCACGGCGTCGCATGGATCGCCTGCCGCACCACATCCTCCCGCACCGAAATCGGCCTTGCCGTCAGGACGGTCACCCGACCCCGCGCACCCACCATGACGAGCCACACCGCGGCCGGGACGGTACAGACGTTCAGACTGCCCATGGCTCCCAGGCGATCCGCGACGGTGGTGAAGACCGCAGCCCTGTACACCTCCCTCGACAGGCCGACCGGAGACCTCCTGTCACGCGCGATCGAACACGCTTCGCGGGCCCCCGGATTCCCGGACCTGCTCACAGCACAGCACTCGGCCTGGGAACGGCTCTGGGAGCAGGGCGAGTTGAGCGTCTCGGGGGAGACGGGCCGGATCCTGCGCCTCCACGTCTTCCACGTGCTGCAGACGCTCTCCCCGCACACCGCAGAGCTGGACGTGGGCGTTCCCGCGAGGGGGCTGCACGGTGAGGCCTACCGGGGCCACGTCTTCTGGGACGAACTCTTCGTCCTGCCCTACATCACCCTGCACTTCCCGGAAGTCGCGCGGGCCCTGCTCATGTACCGCCACCGACGGCTGCCGGCCGCCCGCGATGCTGCCCGGCAAGCCGGTCAGAGCGGGGCGATGTTCCCCTGGCAGAGCGGAAGTTCGGGGCAGGAGGAGAGCCAGGCCCTGCATCTCAATCCCCGCTCGGGCCGCTGGCTGCCCGACCATTCGCACTTGCAGCGCCACGTCGGCTCCGCGATAGCCCTGAACGTCGGCCGGTACGGTCGGGCCACCGGAGACACCGGCTTCCTGCACGGCCCCGGCGCGGAACTCCTGCTGGAGATCGCGAGCTTCTGGGCCCGAGCCGCCGCCTATGACCCTGAACGAAAGCGGTACCGCATACGCGGTGTGCTGGGCCCCGACGAGTACCACGACGCCTATCCCGAGGCTGCGGAACCCGGAATCGACGACAACGCCTACACCAACGTGATGGCGGCCTGGGTGATCCAGCAGGGGCTCGAGCTGCTCGGCGAGCTGCCGCCCGCCCGCCGGACGGAGCTGACCGAACGGCTCGGCCTGGACCGCGGCGCGCTCGAGCGTTGGGACGATGTGTCCCGCCGCCTGTACGTCCCGTTCCACCGGGGCGTCATCAGCCAGTTCGAGGGGTACGGAGACCTGGCCGAGCTGGACTGGGCGGCCTACCGCGCCCGGTACGGCGACATCCGCCGACTCGACCGGATCCTGGAAGCCGAAGGGGATACGGTCAACCGCTACCAGGCGTCGAAACAGGCCGATGTGATCATGCTCGGCCACCTCTTCCGGCCCGCCGAGCTGTATGCCCTCTTCGCCCGGCTCGGCTACCGGCTCGACGACACGGTGTGGCGGGCGACCGTCGCGTACTACCTGCCGCGCACGAGCCACGGATCGACGCTCAGCAGCCTCGTACACGGCTGGGTGCTGGCCCGCCAGAAGGACCCGGACGCCTGGAAGTACTGCGAGGAGGCACTCCTCGGCGACGTCACGGACATCCAGGGCGGCACCACCGGCGAGGGGATCCACCTGGGCGCCATGGCCGGCACCCTCGACCTCGCGGAGCGCGGCGTCACGGGCCTGGAGACCGGCCCCGAAGGCCTGTACGTCGATCCCGTCCCCCTCCGGGAGATGGAGCCCGTCGCGTTCACGCTCTGCCACCGGGGACACCGCGGTGTCCGCGTACGACTGCTCCCCGGCAGGTTCGGCATCACCGTGCCGGAATCCTGCCAAGGTCCCCTGGCCCTCATGCTGCCCGGGGAACGGGCCGTCGTGGTGGCGGCCGGCGACGAGCATCTGTTCCGCCTTCCACCGGACTGATCCCTGTCTTCAAGGAGATCCCCGGCCCGGACTAGGAACGACCGAAGGAGGAAGCGCATGAGTGCGAAACAGGTTCTGGTCGCCTACGGAAGCAAGCACGGAGCGACGGCCGGGATCGCGGAGCAGATCGGAACGTCGCTGCGCGAGGACGGCATCGACGTTTGGGTGGTCCCGGCCGGCGAGGTCACGGACGTCCGAGGTTACGACGGGGTGGTGCTGGGCGGCTCCCTGTACGCAGGGCGGTGGAACGGCCGGGCCCGGCGCTGCGCGAAGCGCAACGCCCGCTATCTGAAGCACCGTCCCGTCTGGCTGTTCAGCAGCGGACCCGTCGACTCCTCCGCCGAACGCAGCGACATCCCACCCGTGCGGGCCGTCGCCCGTCAGATGCGACAACTCGGCGCCCGCGACCACATCACCTTCGGCGGCAGCCTCACGGAGGGTACGCCCGGCCTGCTGGCACGCGCCCTCGTACGCCAGGGCAAGGGCGGAGACTTCCGCAACCCCGAGCGCATCCAGGCCTGGGCACACCACATCGGCGCCGAGCTCACAGCTGCCGGCCCGCCCGCTCCATGAGAAGACTCCCGGTGCCGGAGGCCCGCCATGCTTCACGGAACACCGCCCAATCCGCTGCGGCGGACAGCTGACCGAACGCGCACCCGGTGGCTCGTGGCCTTCGCACTGTCGACTCTCGTCGCTGCTCTCTGCGGAGTGGCCGTCGGGCTGGCCGTGTGGAACGTCGACAGCCGCACCGCGCTGGAACAGGCCGAGCACGTGCACCGGATCACGGCCACGACGGTGGGGGCCGCCGAACGGGCACCAGACGCTTGGACCGGCGGTGCCGCCGATTCCGTCGCACAGGCCGCCTGGCAATTCCCTTCGGCCACCCGGCACACGGGCCTCGTAAAGGTCCAGCCCAAAACCCCCGCGGGCCGGCCCGTCGCGATCTGGGTGGACGACACGGGCCGTACGGTCCACGGATCCCCGTCCGCGGGCGAGAGGGCCTTCGCCGCGATGACCGTCGGCGCCACTGCCGCTGCCCTGATCGCACTGACGGCCGCAGGCGTCGTCCACCTGAGGCTTCGGACCATCGAGGCGCGCAGCCTGTCCATGTGGGAACGGGATTGGGAACGTCTGGAACCCGGCTGGTCGGGCCGACTGCCCACTGAATCAGGAGTCGACGATGACTGAGGCCCTCACCGGAGTGCCGCCCACACCGCGTGATCGGAGCGAACCGCTGCCATGGCTGCGCCGGGAGCTCGACACGGAGCGGGCCCGGCACCTACCTCGGCACCGTCTCCGCCGTCCCGGGTCATGACCGTGTTCCTCTACGTTCTGTGGACCACCGTTAAGACTTAATCATCTACGGAGTCCCCGTGTCGCTGCCACCCCTGGTAGAGCCAGCTGCTGAGCTCACCGTTGACGAGGTCCGTCGGTACTCCCGCCACCTGATCATCCCCGACGTGG harbors:
- a CDS encoding phosphoketolase family protein, yielding MTTTYRIAELDAHWRAANYLAAGQIYLLDNPLLTEPLRPEHIKPRLLGHWGTAPGLNLVHTHLNRVIKERSLEALCVWGPGHGGAAVLANSWLEGTYSEVYPDIGRDTDGMRKLFRQFSFPGGVPSHVAPETPGSIHEGGELGYSLAHAYGAAFDHPGLLVACVIGDGEAETGPLAASWHSNKFLDPVHDGAVLPILHLNGYKIANPTVLSRIPEAELDTLLRGYGHEPLYVSGSDPALVHPAMARAMDQALDRIRAIQRAARAAGTDPGAERARWPVIVLRTPKGWTGPATVDGQPVEGTWRAHQVPLAGVRENPEHLKQLESWMRSYRPEELFGSEGRPAPAVLACVPEGERRLGASPYANGGRLLRSLPLPELDAWSVPVEKPGSTLHEPTRVLGRYLAQIMRATAGRRDFRVVGPDETASNHLDDLYAVTGKAWQGMTEPTDQNLSRDGRVMEILSEHVCQGWLEGYLLTGRHGLFSTYEAFAHIVDSMVGQHIKWLKSARELSWRAPVASLNYLLTSHVWRQDSNGFSHQDPGFVDHVLNKSPDVVRVYLPPDANTLLVVADHALRSRDQVNVIVAGKQPCFDWLPIGEARAHVARGAGVWEWAGTDDGSREPDVVLACAGDVPTLEVLAAVSLLRERLPSLAVRVVNVVDIARLMPHEEHPHGMTDTEYNALFTTDKPVIFAYHGYPWLIHRLAYRRTGHAQLHVRGYKESGTTTTPFDMVVRNDLDRYRLVMDVIDRVPGLAGRAEGLRQSMTDQRIRHHDWIRLHGTDLPEVADWSWPY
- a CDS encoding DUF1003 domain-containing protein, translated to MKGTEAEAEAEARHHPVVVAHRTSRAADVQLRVADAITKFAGSMPFVYLHAIGFAFWMLFVEANPWPMLTLIVSLEAIFLSTFVMIGQNRQAAFQQAKADHDFVEQELELKTNTELTRAIHAMTTELHRRLVPEADSGSGSLVQ
- a CDS encoding pyridoxamine 5'-phosphate oxidase family protein, with the translated sequence MGETTADASPTKVPAARGDLGRRVTARREELGITREELGERCGAAASYIAYVEERAAAPSMGMLVGLADGLGTTVAELTGRTTDSPPGMGTAMRDSASTVLSEAECLRLLSTHGIGRVGFSGMEGLAVFPVNYVVVGNEVAFRTAADSRLAEASGTEVAFEVDHIDDAMREGWNVMAVGELTGVTDGERVSHLYSVARSLPWAGGPRTHWMSVTPNRITGRRVGSG
- a CDS encoding HAD-IA family hydrolase; amino-acid sequence: MNAPRAVVFDTDGVLLDSARLHAAAWKTAFDSCLDAWAASGNGRQPCFDEDREYRQWVDGKPRLDGASSFLSSRGIDLPTGSPDSAPGDDTVWAVAARKEAAFVRTLRSGAVHAFTDVAPALARLRAHGVCCAAVSASRHARPLLGSASLLSYFDAVVDGTDAAELGLAGKPDPALFLEATVRLGVDPARCAVVEDALAGVEAGRRGHFGLVIGLDRTTIPATARALRERGADLVAAELHAVADTVCGAGP
- a CDS encoding glycoside hydrolase family 65 protein is translated as MTAAWTWEYGHYDPKTERLVEALCTLGNGRFATRGAAPETPAGPVHYPATYAAGCYNRLTSHVAGQQVDNEDMVNLPNWTALRYRCVADDGLPGDWLTPDDPGMLHHKVVLDLRRGTLTRHMLFQNGHGRRLGVTHVRIVHMGDPYLAAQRTTFHAYGWSGLIEVESALDGDVANAGVERYGGLDGHHLTDHRTGFAPHGVAWIACRTTSSRTEIGLAVRTVTRPRAPTMTSHTAAGTVQTFRLPMAPRRSATVVKTAALYTSLDRPTGDLLSRAIEHASRAPGFPDLLTAQHSAWERLWEQGELSVSGETGRILRLHVFHVLQTLSPHTAELDVGVPARGLHGEAYRGHVFWDELFVLPYITLHFPEVARALLMYRHRRLPAARDAARQAGQSGAMFPWQSGSSGQEESQALHLNPRSGRWLPDHSHLQRHVGSAIALNVGRYGRATGDTGFLHGPGAELLLEIASFWARAAAYDPERKRYRIRGVLGPDEYHDAYPEAAEPGIDDNAYTNVMAAWVIQQGLELLGELPPARRTELTERLGLDRGALERWDDVSRRLYVPFHRGVISQFEGYGDLAELDWAAYRARYGDIRRLDRILEAEGDTVNRYQASKQADVIMLGHLFRPAELYALFARLGYRLDDTVWRATVAYYLPRTSHGSTLSSLVHGWVLARQKDPDAWKYCEEALLGDVTDIQGGTTGEGIHLGAMAGTLDLAERGVTGLETGPEGLYVDPVPLREMEPVAFTLCHRGHRGVRVRLLPGRFGITVPESCQGPLALMLPGERAVVVAAGDEHLFRLPPD
- a CDS encoding flavodoxin domain-containing protein, encoding MSAKQVLVAYGSKHGATAGIAEQIGTSLREDGIDVWVVPAGEVTDVRGYDGVVLGGSLYAGRWNGRARRCAKRNARYLKHRPVWLFSSGPVDSSAERSDIPPVRAVARQMRQLGARDHITFGGSLTEGTPGLLARALVRQGKGGDFRNPERIQAWAHHIGAELTAAGPPAP